In Streptomyces seoulensis, the following are encoded in one genomic region:
- a CDS encoding SH3 domain-containing protein, which produces MSDDHAPTILAEPAAATATTTAPRFPIAPGSALNVRSGPGTGYGVVRTLPAGSSVTVYCQTPGTTVTGPYGTTKIWDNIGSGEYVSDAYVHTGSDGYVTGRCG; this is translated from the coding sequence ATGTCCGACGACCACGCACCCACGATCCTGGCCGAACCGGCGGCGGCCACCGCCACCACCACCGCGCCCCGCTTCCCGATCGCACCCGGCTCGGCCCTGAACGTCCGCAGCGGCCCCGGCACCGGCTACGGCGTGGTCCGCACGCTGCCCGCCGGCTCCAGCGTCACTGTCTACTGCCAGACGCCCGGCACCACGGTGACCGGCCCGTACGGCACCACGAAGATCTGGGACAACATCGGCTCCGGCGAGTACGTCTCCGACGCCTATGTGCACACCGGCAGCGACGGCTATGTGACCGGCCGCTGCGGCTGA
- a CDS encoding class I SAM-dependent methyltransferase: MTAPEAPTASARAHSFNAAAAQYAANRPSYPPALFDTIEELTGRPLTGVRAVDVGAGTGIASELLHRRGADVLAVEPGAGMAAEFRRRNPHLPLVRGSGDALPVADSQADLITYAQAWHWTDTARSVPEALRVLRPGGALALWWNTDPTDVDWITAAATRAARFLGLPTHTERRKAADRAAAADPSGRLDFVRRSVRWSRHVPLDTHLANIGSHSAFLLAPEPARTEFFDAERAHLIKVFPDGLVEETYEVVLLVATAPEPPTRP; encoded by the coding sequence ATGACCGCACCAGAGGCCCCCACCGCAAGCGCCCGCGCGCATTCCTTCAACGCGGCCGCCGCACAGTACGCCGCGAACCGCCCCTCCTATCCACCCGCGCTCTTCGACACCATCGAGGAACTCACCGGCCGACCCCTGACCGGAGTCCGGGCCGTGGACGTGGGCGCGGGCACCGGCATCGCCAGCGAGCTGCTGCACCGGCGGGGCGCCGACGTGCTCGCCGTCGAGCCGGGCGCGGGCATGGCCGCCGAGTTCCGCCGCCGGAACCCGCACCTCCCGCTGGTCCGGGGCAGCGGCGACGCCCTCCCCGTGGCCGACTCCCAGGCCGACCTCATCACCTACGCCCAGGCATGGCACTGGACCGACACGGCCCGCTCGGTGCCGGAGGCGCTGCGTGTGCTGCGGCCGGGCGGCGCGCTCGCGCTCTGGTGGAACACCGACCCCACGGACGTCGACTGGATCACCGCGGCCGCCACGCGCGCCGCCCGCTTCCTCGGTCTGCCCACGCACACCGAGCGGCGCAAGGCCGCCGACCGCGCCGCCGCAGCCGATCCCAGCGGCCGGCTCGACTTCGTCCGGCGCTCGGTGCGCTGGAGCCGTCACGTGCCGCTCGACACCCACCTGGCCAACATCGGCAGTCATTCCGCTTTCCTCCTCGCCCCCGAGCCCGCCCGCACCGAGTTCTTCGACGCCGAGCGCGCCCACCTGATCAAGGTCTTCCCCGACGGCCTGGTCGAGGAGACGTACGAAGTGGTTCTGCTCGTCGCCACCGCCCCGGAACCCCCGACCCGCCCCTGA
- a CDS encoding ABC transporter ATP-binding protein, translating into MNNVPEPPQQTAPDAVHAAGLTVVRGTRTVLHDLRFTVPRGRITGLLGPSGCGKSTLIRAITGTQAKVTGTLDVLGSPAGHPTLRSRIGYVTQAPSVYDDLTVEQNLDYFAAMLDPGRAAADRRREHVTRALADVDLTSHADALAGNLSGGQRSRVSLAVALLGTPDLLVLDEPTVGLDPVLRRDLWNLFHGLADRGTTLLVSSHVMDEAERCHRLLLMREGRALADDTPENLRTRTATDTVEAAFLRLVDEADDRTKEPTR; encoded by the coding sequence ATGAATAATGTGCCCGAGCCACCCCAACAGACGGCACCCGACGCCGTCCACGCCGCCGGCCTCACCGTCGTACGCGGCACCCGCACCGTCCTGCACGACCTCCGCTTCACCGTCCCCCGGGGCCGGATCACCGGCCTGCTCGGCCCCTCCGGCTGCGGCAAGTCCACGCTGATCCGCGCCATCACCGGCACCCAGGCCAAGGTCACCGGCACTCTCGACGTCCTCGGCAGCCCTGCGGGACACCCCACCCTGCGCAGCCGCATCGGCTACGTCACCCAGGCCCCCTCGGTCTACGACGACCTCACCGTCGAGCAGAACCTCGACTACTTCGCCGCGATGCTCGACCCCGGCCGCGCCGCCGCAGACCGCCGCCGCGAACACGTCACCCGCGCCCTCGCCGACGTCGACCTCACCAGCCACGCCGACGCCCTCGCCGGCAACCTCTCCGGCGGACAGCGCAGCCGCGTCTCCCTCGCCGTCGCCCTCCTCGGCACCCCCGACCTGCTCGTCCTCGACGAACCGACCGTCGGCCTCGACCCCGTACTCCGCCGCGACCTCTGGAACCTCTTCCACGGACTCGCCGACCGCGGCACCACCCTCCTCGTCTCCTCCCACGTCATGGACGAGGCGGAGCGCTGCCACCGCCTCCTCCTCATGCGCGAAGGACGCGCCCTCGCCGACGACACCCCCGAGAACCTGCGCACCCGCACCGCCACCGACACCGTGGAGGCCGCCTTCCTGCGCCTCGTCGACGAAGCGGACGACCGCACCAAGGAGCCGACCCGATGA
- a CDS encoding ABC transporter permease has product MSTTTPAAPTALFSTARTTATAARVLRQLRHDPRTIALMLLVPCLMLVLLRYVFDASPRTFDNIGASLLGIFPLITMFLVTSIATLRERTSGTLERLLAMPLGKADLIAGYALAFGTVAVVQSALATGLAVWLLGLDVTGSPWLLLLVALLDALLGTALGLFVSAFAASEFQAVQFMPAVIFPQLLLCGLFTPRADMHPLLEAVSDVLPMSYAVDGMNEVLHHTDLTSAFLRDVLIVAGCALLVLVLGAATLRRRTD; this is encoded by the coding sequence ATGAGCACGACGACCCCGGCCGCCCCCACCGCCCTCTTCAGCACCGCCCGCACCACCGCCACCGCGGCCCGCGTCCTGCGCCAGCTCCGCCACGACCCCAGGACCATCGCCCTGATGCTCCTCGTGCCGTGCCTGATGCTGGTCCTGCTGCGCTACGTCTTCGACGCCAGCCCGCGCACCTTCGACAACATCGGCGCCTCACTGCTCGGCATCTTCCCGCTGATCACGATGTTCCTGGTGACCTCCATCGCCACCCTGCGCGAACGCACCTCCGGCACCCTCGAACGACTCCTCGCGATGCCCCTCGGCAAGGCCGACCTCATCGCCGGCTACGCGCTCGCCTTCGGCACCGTCGCCGTCGTCCAGTCCGCCCTCGCCACCGGCCTCGCCGTCTGGCTCCTCGGCCTGGACGTCACCGGCTCGCCCTGGCTGCTCCTGCTGGTCGCCCTCCTGGACGCCCTGCTCGGCACCGCCCTCGGCCTCTTCGTCTCGGCCTTCGCCGCCTCGGAGTTCCAGGCGGTGCAGTTCATGCCGGCGGTGATCTTCCCCCAGCTCCTCCTGTGCGGCCTCTTCACGCCGCGCGCGGACATGCACCCTCTATTGGAGGCCGTTTCCGACGTCCTGCCCATGTCCTATGCCGTCGACGGCATGAACGAGGTCCTCCACCACACCGACTTGACCTCGGCCTTCCTCCGGGACGTACTGATCGTCGCCGGATGCGCGCTCCTGGTCCTCGTCCTCGGCGCGGCCACCCTGCGCCGCCGCACCGACTGA
- the proC gene encoding pyrroline-5-carboxylate reductase, with protein sequence MSQKVAVLGTGKIGEALLSGMIRGGWAPADLLVTARCPERAEELRTRHGVTPVSNTEAAKSADTLILTVKPQDMGALLDELAPHVPADRLIISGAAGIPTSFFEERLAEGTPVVRVMTNTPALVDEAMSVISPGSHATEDHVATAEEIFGAVGQTLRVPEGQQDACTALSGSGPAYFFYLVEAMTDAGILLGLPRDKAHELIVQSAIGAATMLRDSGEHPVKLRENVTSPAGTTISAIRELENHGVRAALIAALEAARDRSRELASGKKD encoded by the coding sequence ATGAGCCAGAAAGTCGCAGTCCTCGGCACCGGAAAGATCGGCGAAGCCCTGCTCAGCGGGATGATCCGGGGCGGCTGGGCACCCGCCGACCTCCTGGTCACCGCCCGCTGCCCGGAGCGCGCCGAAGAACTCCGCACCCGCCATGGCGTCACCCCGGTCAGCAACACCGAGGCCGCCAAGAGCGCCGACACCCTGATCCTCACGGTCAAGCCGCAGGACATGGGCGCCCTCCTGGACGAACTCGCCCCCCATGTCCCCGCCGACCGGCTGATCATCAGCGGCGCCGCGGGCATCCCCACCTCCTTCTTCGAGGAGCGGCTCGCCGAGGGCACCCCGGTCGTCCGGGTCATGACGAACACCCCGGCCCTGGTGGACGAGGCCATGTCCGTCATCTCCCCGGGCAGCCACGCCACCGAGGACCACGTCGCCACCGCCGAGGAGATCTTCGGCGCCGTGGGCCAGACGCTCCGCGTCCCCGAGGGCCAGCAGGACGCCTGCACCGCGCTCTCGGGTTCGGGCCCGGCGTACTTCTTCTATCTGGTCGAGGCCATGACGGACGCGGGCATCCTGCTCGGCCTGCCGCGCGACAAGGCCCACGAGCTGATCGTGCAGTCCGCGATCGGCGCCGCGACGATGCTCCGCGACAGCGGCGAGCACCCGGTCAAGCTCCGCGAGAACGTGACCTCGCCGGCGGGTACGACCATCAGCGCCATCCGCGAGCTGGAGAACCACGGGGTACGGGCCGCGCTCATCGCGGCCCTGGAGGCGGCCCGCGACCGCAGCCGCGAGCTGGCCTCCGGCAAGAAGGACTGA